From the genome of Triticum aestivum cultivar Chinese Spring chromosome 3B, IWGSC CS RefSeq v2.1, whole genome shotgun sequence, one region includes:
- the LOC123065616 gene encoding uncharacterized protein, translating to MTPAPRNPFSSGFPHADAHAAQSTPVPTSPDGIFQRYLLPLKKRATTASDGSSADDSFVVPLKKRRVVDTGGEGTCTSAIPVQSRPRRTAACNVAYVSMEEEEAGTSAAGAAGSKKNRNRNRNSSRKNGPRPARDAAPLVNRPLHLSEAQRQHLETLGATAPQFVIMKSLQMSDVDRNQNRLLFSCKREFLEGHPITGILAEKETRHVHHHRGLSVVVQDDHSNQFNFTLKYLDSNGGYRFIGTGWNDFVSKNKLVKDDLHFVVEVWAFRSPELPAQPKVPGIEGLQGHPDGALGFLLRLHHDESRDVHRGEEEREFAPRPVQKKKRQAPAKAVRSKKLAGGHVSQGQAVARDVTRAEIVEAVGEEMADALFGLLMLRSSGPVPMLPFEKTSTAQIC from the coding sequence ATGACGCCAGCCCCAAGAAACCCCTTCTCGTCGGGCTTCCCGCACGCCGACGCCCACGCCGCCCAATCGACGCCAGTCCCGACGTCTCCTGATGGCATCTTCCAGAGATATCTCTTGCCGCTGAAGAAGAGGGCGACGACTgcgagcgacggcagcagcgccgACGATTCATTCGTGGTCCCGCTGAAGAAGAGACGGGTGGTGGACACCGGGGGCGAGGGCACCTGCACCAGCGCGATCCCGGTTCAGAGCCGGCCGAGGCGAACGGCGGCCTGCAACGTTGCGTACGTGAgcatggaggaagaagaagccggGACGTCAGCGGCCGGGGCGGCGGGATCGAAGAAGAACAGGAACAGGAACAGGAATAGCAGTAGAAAGAACGGACCGCGGCCGGCGCGTGACGCCGCCCCGCTGGTCAACAGGCCGCTGCACCTCAGCGAGGCGCAGCGGCAGCACCTCGAGACGCTCGGCGCCACGGCCCCGCAGTTCGTCATCATGAAGAGCCTCCAGATGAGCGACGTGGACCGCAACCAGAACCGGCTCCTCTTCTCGTGCAAGCGCGAGTTCCTCGAGGGCCACCCCATCACCGGCATCTTAGCCGAGAAGGAGACGCGCCACGTGCACCATCACCGCGGGCTGAGCGTGGTTGTCCAAGACGACCACAGCAACCAGTTCAATTTCACGCTCAAGTACCTCGACTCCAACGGCGGGTACCGCTTCATTGGCACCGGCTGGAACGACTTCGTGTCCAAGAACAAGCTGGTGAAGGACGATCTCCATTTTGTCGTCGAGGTGTGGGCGTTCCGGTCGCCGGAGCTGCCCGCGCAGCCCAAGGTTCCCGGCATCGAGGGGCTGCAGGGCCACCCTGACGGCGCCCTCGGGTTTCTCCTCCGATTACATCACGACGAGAGCAGGGACGTCCACCGCGGCGAGGAAGAAAGGGAGTTTGCGCCGCGGCCGGTTCAGAAGAAGAAGAGACAGGCGCCGGCCAAGGCGGTGCGATCAAAGAAGCTTGCGGGTGGGCATGTGAGTCAGGGCCAAGCCGTGGCGAGGGACGTGACGAGGGCTGAGATAGTTGAGGCGGTTGGGGAGGAAATGGCGGATGCGTTGTTCGGGCTGTTGATGCTAAGGTCCAGTGGGCCCGTTCCGATGCTTCCCTTTGAAAAAACATCGACTGCTCAGATTTGCTAG